The Diospyros lotus cultivar Yz01 chromosome 15, ASM1463336v1, whole genome shotgun sequence genome has a window encoding:
- the LOC127792140 gene encoding putative 4-hydroxy-4-methyl-2-oxoglutarate aldolase 3, with protein sequence MAYLATAEACDANAALLASGDLRCLQPIFQIYGQRQAFSGPIVTLKVFEDNVLVRELLESKGDGRVLVIDGGGSMRCALVGGNLGQLAQNMGWAGIVVNGCIRDVDEINGCDIGVRALASHPQKSNKKGFGEKHVSIYVAGTLIRDGEWLYADSDGILVSKTELSI encoded by the coding sequence ATGGCCTATTTGGCAACTGCTGAAGCTTGTGATGCCAATGCAGCGCTGCTTGCCAGTGGTGATCTGCGATGTCTGCAACCCATCTTCCAGATTTATGGGCAGCGTCAGGCCTTCTCAGGTCCAATTGTGACCCTCAAGGTTTTTGAAGATAATGTGCTGGTGAGGGAGCTTCTGGAAAGCAAAGGTGACGGGAGAGTTCTAGTCATAGACGGAGGAGGAAGCATGAGATGCGCCTTGGTGGGAGGGAATTTAGGGCAACTGGCCCAGAATATGGGGTGGGCGGGTATCGTAGTCAATGGCTGCATTAGAGATGTGGATGAGATTAATGGCTGTGATATTGGGGTTAGAGCTTTGGCATCCCATCCCCAGAAATCGAACAAAAAGGGCTTTGGTGAAAAGCACGTCTCCATTTATGTTGCAGGAACCTTGATCCGAGATGGTGAATGGTTGTATGCAGATAGTGATGGAATTCTTGTTTCAAAAACAGAGCTCTCCATCTGA